A single window of Rhizophagus irregularis chromosome 28, complete sequence DNA harbors:
- a CDS encoding uncharacterized protein (SECRETED:cutsite_TKA-QI; SECRETED:prob_0.4686); SECRETED:SignalP(1-32): protein MWKMRSISRNLFIKVFTLIIIILCIYPLNTKAQIRKISYTEVIDYGGVPPHVWDARTYDDGTVVVRIIGNCSYEMFSLRIINTDGTIVIKDIKLEGVQQFNYCFKYKNNNDIIKYELIRKNQILVLYYNATDVDDVNTYEEYGIIIDFDGKIYDKTSFGKFKFTDQVEVELNIDREKGFIVVKYSEDEASTWQQYKVDSDGKFIALAKGVIDNNVTIDNSAIFPTVDGDYAIAYYEDLTNNNNNNSINAIKAIDSLAPKGELFVELIGYNKNGSTTFLLYQNQYSELIYSSVFCGFNYVRVGQTCSLITTKSRNGNYNIKINFLSSGSIVLSSNIHYNFPVISNMTIVLRNLPFGGYLVSSSTKAQNFLYIFLFTENGTSISLQSNIVGNYLILPNNTVLFSRIGMNSNSYNSWNFDVIDVPKSVDDNGYLNANIISTYPEINSSVGLGINNISINYNHPIELSDGRLLIYQLLDDQTILLRQNISCTDDNSKCKIFNNNKNVIIQIFRFTFGISGNYFIKIENNFVKDITYKEPLLGVGAHIWKFNFINEKEYDITRSTSGLVRLTVPGTKYFQNLSISDQDQFVDQLLNDIAETVQIQLSRLSKSNVNQIDPSSNQKQLLISIFIEETKNQDEKDVNTIIRDINDAIIYKDQTLIGMGDSTTYLDSNYGFVPAPNYWQEYKFKLLGIIISVIILVVLFVLAYLREREGRNFAIFKVAIFIFDFIVDILFLVNNSKDIPRLYIPSLIFFTLPVGFNIIMAFVIISGENMRPEFFHWFTKNFRLASVFTVLSGANVEILSILGSNLAGLKIFQAPFSNSAKSIIFWGGITNIFIEDIPQVIIQILFEFNSITYDIIPKLTLYTSVINLTINIVGRLYQVVSYIRNRRHLHFF, encoded by the exons ATGTGGAAAATGCGATCAATTTCAcgaaatctttttattaaagtatttacattgattataattattttatgcatATATCCTTTAAATACGAAAGcacaaataagaaaaatttcatatactgAAGTTATAGATTATGGAGGCGTACCACCTCATGTGTGGGATGCAAGGACATACGATGATGGTACGGTAGTAGTAAGAATAATTGGAAATTGCAGTTATGAAATGTTTTCTTTAAGAATCATTAATACCGATGGAACGATcgttattaaagatattaagtTAGAGGGAGTTcaacaatttaattattgctttaaatataaaaataataatgatattataaaatatgaattaataaggaagaatcaaattttagtcctttattataatgcaaCAGATGTTGATGATGTCAATACATACGAAGAATATGGTATTATAATCGATTTTGATGgtaaaatatatgataaaacatcttttggaaaatttaaatttacagaTCAAGTTGAAGTggaattaaatattgatagAGAAAAAGGATTCATTGTTGTAAAATATTCAGAAGATGAAGCGAGTACGTGGCAACAATATAAAGTTGATTCGGATGGAAAATTTATAGCGTTAGCTAAAGGAGTGATTGATAATAATGTCACAATCGATAATTCTGCAATTTTTCCTACTGTTGATGGAGATTACGCTATTGCATATTATGaagatttaacaaataataataataataatagtattaatgcAATAAAAGCAATAGATTCGTTAGCACCAAAAGGTGAATTATTTGTCGAACTTATaggttataataaaaatggttcaacaacttttttactttatcaGAATCAATACTCtgaattaatatattcatCAGTATTTTGCGGTTTTAATTACGTGAGAGTTGGTCAAACTTGTTCTTTGATAACCACCAAATCTCGGaatggaaattataatattaagatAAACTTCTTATCATCTGGTTCAATTGTTTTGTCTagtaatattcattataattttccaGTAATTAGTAATATGACTATAGTATTACGTAATTTACCATTTGGTGGTTATTTAGTTTCAAGTAGTACGAAAGctcaaaattttctatatatttttttatttactgaaAATGGTACAAGTATATCTTTACAATCTAATATAGTgggtaattatttaatattaccaaataataCTGTTTTGTTCTCCAGGATTGGAATGAATAGTAATTCTTATAATTCTTGGAATTTCGATGTGATTGACGTTCCTAAATCTGTAGATGATAACGGAtatttaaatgcaaatataatATCAACATATCCTGAGATTAATTCTTCAGTAGGTTTaggtattaataatatttcaattaattataatcatcCAATAGAATTATCAGATGgtagattattaatatatcaacTATTAGACGatcaaacaattttattacgtCAAAATATATCTTGTACTGATGATAATTCAAAATGcaagatatttaataataataaaaatgttatcaTACAAATATTTAGGTTTACTTTTGGTATAAGTGGAAATTACTTTATCAAAATTGAAAACAATTTTGTTAAGGATATAACTTATAAAGAACCTTTATTAGGCGTTGGGGCACatatttggaaatttaattttataaatgaaaaagaatatgatattACTCGTTCAACATCTGGTTTAGTTCGATTAACCGTACCTGgaacaaaatattttcaaaatttatcaattagtGATCAAGATCAATTTGTTGATCAATTATTGAATGATATAGCTGAAACGGTTCAAATACAATTATCTCGTCTAAGTAAAAGTAATGTAAACCAAATTGATCCCAGTTCAAATCAAAAACAGCTTTTGATCTCTATATTTATTGAGGAAACTAAAAATCAAGATGAAAAAGACGTTAACACTATAATAAGAGATATTAATGACgcaattatatataaagatcaAACTCTTATTGGAATGGGTGATTCTACCACATATTTGGACTCCAATTATGGTTTTGTCCCTGCAC CAAATTATTGGCAAGAATATAAGTTCAAATTATTGGGTATAATAATATCTGTGATAATATTAGTCGTTCTTTTCGTTCTTGCTTATTTAAGAGAGAGAGAG GGTCGTAATTTTGCTATTTTTAAAGTcgccatatttatttttgattttattgtggatattctttttttagtaaataattctAAAGACATACCACGTCTCTACATCCCAAG CTTAATATTCTTTACATTACCAGTAggatttaatataataatggcGTTTGTAATAATTTCAGGGGAAAACATGAGACCAGAATTTTTTCATTGGTTTACGAAAAATTTTAGACTTGCAAGTGTATTTACAGTATTATCAGGGGCCAATGTTGAAATCTTAAGTATTTTAGGATCAAACTTGGCGGgattaaaaatctttcaagCTCCATTTTCCAATTCCgctaaatcaataatattttgggGTGGTATTACGAACATTTTTATTGAAGATATTCCTCAAGTAATCATTCAG atattatttgaatttaattcaataacATATGACATTATTccaaaattaactttatataCTTCAGTTATAAATCTTACAATTAATATTGTAGGAAGATTATATCAAGTTGTAAGTTATATTCGAAATAGAAGGCATTTACATTTCTTTTAg
- a CDS encoding uncharacterized protein (SECRETED:cutsite_TIA-EV; SECRETED:prob_0.5824); SECRETED:SignalP(1-25), whose product MQSNYLKVFVLFAIVLCVYPLHTIAEVKPFLHVEEKDYGLESPPRVSKIKSYDNIIAVRIVRNDTSRSDAMVHCSYDTLFLRIIYPNGTVIEKDIKLEGVQLFNYCSIRPGKEDDHLRYEMIEKDKILVVYYNSINYMKVEGWGMLIDFDGKVFDRTLIGVIGYKDFRIFRLPRVQISFNVKKEKGFIIGYRPLASNNFEWKQYKIESDGKFTTLSNGLIKLDSSAIFGLNALISTIDEGYSFIYKLNDTLPNSMLRDLIVAEFIGYNKFDTTKIYLYRANLLNRIPQPISCSIEYVGVGHSCSLPIMYNQSDYNLKIGFLSSGAIISLNITQIIFPGNRFKFRTWKLKSLLFGGYILPERIKVGTDSRLYIYVFSVNGTLYNTLGSEQPLQTNPNYALEVLPNNTLLIAQMEYNNTWGFNAIDIPKLTNDNGYYNTNIESTFPEINSTIPSGITNTSINFYIPVTLSGGRLSIFQTIGERKILRQSTSGIQCILDNDDKRVIVNILNSTLSKSGGNYFIKIDSNFVKSRIYGEPLLGVREDTWNFIIEDKRYLYTITSSTTALLRLTVRGTNIIKNSTIDEKKHFVNTLLDELADAVQISRGRLRSIKNQMDPNSNDGRLLININIEETKDPHEKDVNSVIQDINYMMSNNDQTPIGYGQLTNLDFTYGFNPAPNYLEEYGPRSLISVSIAIPLVILYFLAKKRERKGQNIVIFKVSFFIFDFVIDTLFIINNANDVKRLYIPSLIFYTVPIGLNLASSFLIIAKENTRNEFLSWFTENNKLASIFIILAGIDIDILSVLYSNLAGFKYFQAPLSDSTKSIIFWIAFINIFIEDIPQFVIQILFKRRSITYDIIPIITLISSAITLTINIISRSHQSINYIRDKRSERRVSILELDDLVDNEHY is encoded by the exons atgcaatccAATTATCTTAAGGTGTTTGTACTATTTGCAATTGTTTTATGCGTTTATCCCTTGCACACTATAGCAGAAGTAAAACCATTTTTACATGttgaagaaaaagattatGGATTAGAATCACCACCTCGTGTGTCAAAAAtaaagtcatatgataatattattgcaGTAAGAATTGTTAGAAATGATACAAGTAGATCTGATGCAATGGTTCATTGTAGTTATGATAcactttttttaagaattatttatcCTAATGGAACGGTCATAGAAAAGGATATTAAATTAGAAGGCGTTCAACTATTCAATTATTGTTCTATTAGACCGGGAAAAGAAGATGATCATTTAAGGTATGAAATGAttgaaaaggataaaattcTCGtcgtttattataattcaataaattatatgaaagtCGAAGGATGGGGAATGTTAATTGATTTTGATGGTAAAGTGTTTGATAGGACACTTATAGGAGTTATTGGATATAAAGATTTTCGTATTTTCAGATTACCACGTGTGCAAATAAGTTTcaatgttaaaaaagaaaaaggatttaTCATAGGTTATAGACCACTTGcaagtaataattttgaatggaaacaatataaaatagaatCAGATGGAAAATTTACAACTTTGTCTAAcggattaattaaattagattCTAGTGCAATCTTTGGACTTAATGCATTAATATCGACAATTGATGAAGGTtactcttttatttataaattaaatgatacaTTACCAAATTCAATGTTACGAGATCTAATTGTTGCAGAATTTATaggttataataaatttgatacgactaaaatttacctttatcgagcaaatttattaaatagaatccCTCAACCAATATCTTGTAGTATAGAATATGTGGGAGTTGGACATTCTTGTTCCTTACCTATAATGTATAATCAAAGTGATTATAAtcttaaaattggatttttatCATCCGGagcaattatttcattaaatattacacaaattatttttcctGGTAAcagatttaaatttagaaCTTGGAAGTTAAAAAGTTTACTATTTGGTGGTTATATATTACCTGAACGTATAAAAGTAGGTACGGATTCTAGATTATATATTTACGTATTTTCTGTAAATGGtacattatataatactttagGTTCAGAACAACCTTTACAAACAAATCCAAATTATGCACTTGAAGTATTACCAAATAACACTCTCTTGATCGCACAAAtggaatataataatacttggGGATTTAATGCGATTGATATACCTAAACTTACAAATGATAATggatattataatacaaatatagaGTCAACATTCCCTGAAATTAATTCTACAATACCTTCAGGTATTACGAatacttcaattaatttttatataccaGTAACACTATCGGGTGGTAGATTATCAATATTTCAAACAATTggggaaagaaaaattttacgtCAATCAACTTCTGGTATCCAATGTATATTAGATAACGATGATAAAAGagttattgtaaatatactTAACAGTACTCTTAGTAAATCAGgaggaaattattttattaaaattgatagtaattttgttaaaagtAGAATTTATGGAGAACCTTTATTAGGGGTAAGAGAAGATACTTGGAATTTCATAATTGaagataaaagatatttatatactattacTAGTTCAACAACTGCCTTACTTAGATTAACTGTAAGAGggacaaatataattaaaaattctactattgatgaaaaaaaacattttgttaaTACTTTATTGGATGAATTAGCTGATGCAGTTCAAATATCACGTGGTCGTCTTAGaagtattaaaaatcaaatggATCCTAATTCAAATGATGGAAGActtttgattaatataaatattgagGAAACTAAAGATCCACATGAAAAAGATGTTAATTCTGTAATACAAGATATAAATTACATGATGTCAAATAATGATCAGACTCCCATTGGATATGGTCAACTTACTAATTTGGACTTTACTTATGGCTTTAATCCTGCTc CGAATTATCTGGAAGAATATGGACCAAGATCATTGATTTCAGTTTCAATTGCAATACCTTTAGTTATTCTTTACTTTCTTgctaaaaaaagagaaagaaag ggtcagaatattgttatttttaaagttagcttttttatttttgattttgttattgatactctttttataattaataatgctaATGATGTAAAAAGGTTATATATTCCAAG tttaatattttatactgtTCCAATAGGACTAAATTTGGCATCATCATTTCTAATAATAGCGAAAGAAAATACGAGAAATGAGTTTTTATCGTGGTTtacagaaaataataaacttgctagcatatttataatattggcagggattgatattgatatattaagtGTTTTATATTCAAATCTGGCGgggtttaaatattttcaagcTCCATTATCTGATTCTACTAAATCGATAATATTTTGGATtgcttttataaatattttcattgaaGATATTCCTCAATTTGTCATTCag attttatttaaaaggagATCGATAACATATGATATTATTCCAATTATTACTTTAATCTCTTCAGCGATAACTCTTACAATTAACATTATAAGTCGCTCGCATCaatctataaattatattcGGGATAAGAGAAGCGAGCGTCGTGTATCCATTCTTGAACTTGATGATTTAGTAGATAATGAacattattga